A portion of the Doryrhamphus excisus isolate RoL2022-K1 chromosome 20, RoL_Dexc_1.0, whole genome shotgun sequence genome contains these proteins:
- the LOC131108052 gene encoding fibulin-7: protein MSIPLKLPKPHYNSYSLCVLEVPQEKHLTCDWTCGEMSFWCRCLLLLCLSAAPSHASVQTCMDKHQVVGVLRQMDKFLKVQELRFTEGLRIMKSKLATLQNSVSKLPQADQSAAPTTCPPLEEPNHGIKFGSKHLVGHEVHFTCSQGYHLVGSATRVCQDNGTWNGEGAFCKDISECASNPCQNGGTCVEGVNQYKCTCSQNWSGSHCQHQTQTAPPEWSVMNDPAFSRKPRCAQVNRAQHCSCDAGFHMSGTSDNSICQDVNECEVYRLDQGGTLCVHECVNVPGSYHCSCPSGYKLLPDGRSCEDVDECLNQQHNCSRGTTCINTGGGFQCVNPDCPRSHGNITYVKTSPFQCERNPCPMDSRSCNLAPKTVSFHYLSLPSNLQTPATLFRMATAGGPGRAGPDSLRFGIVGGNTRGIFVMQRSDRQTGELILVQQLHGPQEISVDVDMSEYTDRTFQAKHVARVHILVSPYNF from the exons ATGAGCATCCCATTGAAACTTCCCAAGCCACACTATAATTCTTATTCACTTTGTGTGTTGGAAGTGCCACAAGAAAAACACTTGACTTGTGACTGGACTTGTGGAGAGATGTCTTTTTGGTGCAGGTGTTTGCTTttgctgtgtttgtctgctgccCCTAGCCATGCTTCAGTTCAG ACCTGCATGGATAAGCACCAGGTGGTTGGGGTGCTGCGACAGATGGATAAGTTTCTGAAAGTCCAGGAGCTTCGGTTTACAGAAGGCCTCCGGATCATGAAGTCAAAACTGGCGACATTACAGAACTCTGTCTCCAAGCTGCCTCAAGCTGACCAGTCAGCTG CCCCCACCACCTGCCCCCCACTGGAAGAACCGAATCACGGAATCAAGTTTGGCTCCAAGCATCTGGTCGGACATGAGGTGCATTTCACTTGCTCACAGGGCTACCACCTCGTGGGCTCAGCCACACGTGTCTGCCAGGACAACGGCACGTGGAATGGAGAGGGGGCCTTCTGTAAAG ACATTAGCGAGTGTGCAAGTAACCCCTGCCAAAATGGAGGAACATGCGTGGAAGGTGTCAATCAGTACAAATGCACCTGCTCCCAGAACTGGAGTGGCTCCCATTGCCAGCACCAAACTCAGACAG ctccTCCTGAGTGGAGTGTCATGAACGATCCAGCGTTTAGCCGAAAACCTCGCTGTGCCCAAGTGAACCGAGCCCAACACTGCAGTTGTGATGCAGGCTTCCATATGAGTGGCACTTCTGACAATAGTATCTGCCAAG ATGTCAATGAGTGTGAAGTCTACCGTCTGGACCAGGGAGGGACGTTATGCGTTCATGAATGTGTCAACGTCCCCGGCTCATACCACTGCTCCTGCCCCAGTGGCTACAAGTTGCTCCCAGATGGGCGGAGCTGTGAGG ATGTGGACGAGTGTTTAAACCAACAGCACAACTGTAGCCGAGGAACAACATGTATCAACACGGGGGGAGGCTTTCAGTGTGTCAACCCAGACTGTCCGCGCTCCCATGGCAACATCACCTACGTCAAAACATCTCCCTT TCAGTGCGAGAGGAACCCCTGCCCCATGGACAGCCGCTCCTGCAACCTTGCCCCTAAGACCGTCTCCTTCCACTACCTCTCCCTCCCTTCCAACCTGCAGACACCTGCAACCCTTTTCCGAATGGCCACTGCGGGGGGCCCTGGGCGGGCGGGACCTGACAGCCTGCGCTTTGGCATCGTAGGAGGAAACACCCGAGGCATCTTTGTCATGCAGCGCTCGGACAGACAAACCGGCGAGCTGATACTGGTCCAGCAGCTACACGGGCCGCAGGAGATCAGCGTGGACGTGGACATGTCAGAATACACCGACCGCACCTTTCAAGCAAAGCATGTGGCCAGAGTCCACATTTTGGTGTCACCTTATAACTTCTGA